From the genome of Candidatus Methanoperedens sp., one region includes:
- a CDS encoding RNA methyltransferase, giving the protein MPLTFRIVLVEPLHSGNVGSVARVMKNFGFCELVLLNPCELDNPARWMAVHAYDIIEKARIEFSLKDAVAGSNVIVGMTGLPGKTDNKHMRIPAISPRKLKEKLTGKNGVISLLFGREDDGLHNDELELCDLIVNIPTSPDYPSMNLSHAVSVVLYELSDVQGGKDYLADHVDIELLYEHIEDMLLDIEYKEHKKGKTNLMLQRILGRAELTGREVQTLRGVLRRIQWKLKGNSDVEI; this is encoded by the coding sequence ATGCCCCTCACCTTCCGCATCGTCCTCGTTGAACCCCTCCACAGCGGTAACGTGGGTTCAGTAGCCCGCGTGATGAAGAACTTCGGCTTTTGCGAGCTTGTTCTGTTAAATCCCTGCGAGCTTGATAATCCTGCCCGCTGGATGGCTGTGCATGCTTATGATATAATCGAGAAGGCAAGGATCGAATTTTCTCTGAAAGATGCAGTAGCTGGCTCAAATGTTATCGTGGGAATGACGGGACTTCCCGGCAAAACCGATAATAAACACATGAGAATTCCCGCGATTTCTCCTCGTAAGCTCAAAGAAAAACTCACGGGCAAGAATGGGGTCATTTCGCTGCTTTTTGGAAGGGAGGATGACGGGCTCCACAACGATGAGCTGGAACTATGCGACCTGATCGTGAATATCCCGACAAGCCCGGATTATCCAAGCATGAACCTGTCCCATGCCGTTTCTGTCGTCCTGTACGAATTGAGCGATGTGCAGGGCGGGAAAGATTACCTTGCAGACCATGTTGATATTGAGCTCTTATACGAACATATCGAGGATATGCTTCTGGACATCGAATATAAAGAACATAAGAAAGGAAAAACCAACCTTATGCTGCAGAGAATTCTGGGGCGGGCCGAGCTGACCGGGCGCGAGGTCCAGACCCTGCGCGGGGTGCTGCGCCGCATACAGTGGAAATTGAAAGGAAATAGCGATGTTGAAATATAG
- a CDS encoding DUF1894 domain-containing protein, translating into MGCIDEMNYEILLPNSSFKECAEYIKKNFKEIYYVEAGFKIFENYLIGVPPIPIAVDGEDIIMPYVKPCHGCFVLRIPGKEEVERMRKGK; encoded by the coding sequence TTGGGCTGCATTGACGAGATGAATTATGAGATACTGCTGCCCAATAGCTCCTTCAAGGAATGCGCTGAGTACATAAAGAAGAATTTCAAGGAGATATATTATGTCGAAGCGGGTTTCAAGATTTTCGAAAATTATTTGATCGGGGTTCCGCCGATTCCGATTGCTGTTGACGGTGAGGATATTATTATGCCATATGTCAAGCCCTGCCACGGGTGTTTCGTGCTCAGGATTCCGGGGAAGGAAGA
- a CDS encoding DUF1890 domain-containing protein: MKALLLMGCPELPVQTSSALYIANKLNLEGFEVTIAGNKAAISLLLNSDPEKHYVRKVMDIDKCIGALAEKKMDFDLCFVFIHSDSGISYLATVKSLSKGKTVAVIFGKEIEPLIEASGDSIIIAAKAVHNPMPLRIQIDGVRSWAALTR, encoded by the coding sequence ATGAAAGCGCTTTTATTGATGGGATGCCCGGAGCTTCCCGTCCAGACCTCTTCGGCATTGTATATCGCAAATAAATTGAACCTGGAAGGTTTCGAGGTGACCATCGCCGGGAATAAGGCCGCGATCAGCCTGCTTTTGAACTCTGACCCTGAAAAACATTATGTCAGGAAGGTTATGGACATTGACAAATGCATTGGCGCCCTTGCTGAAAAGAAAATGGATTTCGACCTGTGTTTTGTGTTCATTCACAGCGACAGCGGTATTTCATATCTGGCAACGGTCAAATCCCTGTCAAAAGGTAAAACCGTTGCCGTGATTTTCGGAAAAGAGATAGAGCCGCTCATCGAGGCAAGCGGGGATTCCATAATCATTGCTGCAAAGGCCGTGCATAATCCTATGCCGCTGCGCATTCAAATAGACGGGGTGAGGTCTTGGGCTGCATTGACGAGATGA
- a CDS encoding methanogenesis marker 14 protein: MINPSELKGDLKMAEFIPYFIVASIEVGNTTTKCILTATNMKEGRTRILNKTVKMTRDVRKPKPNERIFGTTLSGVSLTKESIAELVRDTLLEAHDAVNLDIRTDLDFAVRSTGVVAGFSSPHEVGEFIKALADGCLLAGIPPKKMVPAMSIDNIPAKFKDHTLIDKIVFTGAVGGVLPPVGSTGVEIVANEMEGELSTAGIKEGAKWAGIDFRNPVFSMDFGTTLKGRITNDEIPYAMTIANLCGYAGAIPDAVIKGTGLVDKRYGAALDLFHDNKEVMIWLSKSRVIQKYASMINSLITIDLVPLARDRYGSVPVDPAAAKNIGVTLIGCDVGVNGSLMPDLSDIGAEIFSKHGLKTMFATLDLVSAMMVERLVRLGIDNKLISEKTSIGLTGRAAITGCKPYLILRCVEKLGIFKDAREHVVFVDDGLARGAAVMARCMNSMGVPGNPIGGIRGGGCVLSKRIEYYKKSKEVNTV, from the coding sequence ATGATCAATCCTTCGGAACTCAAAGGGGATCTCAAAATGGCTGAGTTCATCCCGTATTTCATTGTGGCATCCATCGAAGTAGGGAACACGACCACGAAATGCATCCTCACAGCAACAAACATGAAAGAAGGGCGGACCCGGATTTTAAACAAAACCGTCAAAATGACGCGTGATGTCAGGAAGCCCAAACCAAACGAACGGATCTTCGGCACAACGTTGAGCGGTGTGTCCCTGACAAAGGAATCTATTGCTGAACTCGTTCGAGACACGCTCCTGGAAGCACACGATGCTGTCAATCTTGATATCAGGACAGACCTTGATTTTGCAGTGAGGTCGACAGGGGTGGTTGCGGGTTTCTCATCCCCCCATGAAGTTGGAGAGTTCATAAAGGCGCTCGCGGATGGCTGCCTTCTTGCTGGCATCCCGCCAAAAAAGATGGTTCCTGCCATGTCCATAGACAACATACCCGCAAAATTCAAAGACCATACGCTCATTGATAAGATCGTATTTACGGGTGCTGTGGGAGGGGTTCTCCCACCGGTAGGCTCCACGGGGGTTGAAATCGTGGCGAACGAGATGGAAGGTGAACTCTCAACAGCAGGTATCAAAGAAGGTGCAAAATGGGCCGGTATAGATTTCAGGAATCCTGTTTTCTCGATGGACTTTGGAACGACGCTGAAAGGCCGCATCACCAACGACGAGATCCCATACGCCATGACCATTGCCAACCTCTGCGGCTACGCGGGAGCCATCCCTGACGCCGTGATCAAAGGCACGGGTCTGGTGGATAAAAGATACGGGGCGGCACTCGACCTGTTTCACGATAATAAAGAGGTCATGATCTGGCTTTCAAAAAGCAGAGTTATTCAGAAATATGCCTCGATGATCAATTCCCTGATAACCATCGATCTAGTTCCCCTGGCGAGGGACAGGTATGGAAGCGTCCCGGTTGATCCGGCAGCGGCAAAGAATATCGGAGTCACCCTTATCGGATGTGATGTTGGAGTGAACGGAAGTCTTATGCCCGATCTTTCAGATATTGGAGCTGAGATATTTTCAAAGCACGGTTTAAAGACAATGTTCGCCACACTCGATCTTGTTTCAGCGATGATGGTTGAGCGCCTTGTAAGGCTGGGTATTGATAATAAACTTATTTCCGAGAAAACATCGATAGGCTTGACGGGCAGGGCGGCCATAACCGGCTGCAAACCTTATCTGATATTGAGATGTGTCGAAAAGCTCGGGATTTTTAAAGATGCGAGAGAACATGTTGTATTCGTGGACGACGGGCTTGCCCGGGGGGCGGCTGTGATGGCACGATGCATGAACTCGATGGGCGTGCCCGGGAACCCCATAGGTGGGATAAGGGGCGGCGGATGCGTTCTCAGCAAGCGTATAGAATATTATAAAAAATCGAAAGAGGTGAATACTGTATGA